A stretch of Mucilaginibacter terrae DNA encodes these proteins:
- a CDS encoding porin family protein: MKKTLLTALAALSFCTAFAQFPAPPVQTTFGIKAGVNRTTMSLTADASGLIINPGYSTNFSAGVFADVAVTERFSIQPGVYYSGKGFSYKHYEQQIDGTSTYTYDANLKSNIAYIQVPVNFLFNSTFNAGRLFIGGGPFAAVAIKASASGYIKERYEDGPFVIDLDGDVDPNVEIGTQDGVKRLDYGVTGLAGFRLNNGFLVSANYDYGIANINGDKNSQGKAKTRTITLSLGFSF; the protein is encoded by the coding sequence ATGAAAAAAACCCTACTTACTGCGTTAGCTGCGCTTTCTTTTTGTACCGCATTTGCACAATTCCCGGCCCCACCTGTACAAACCACTTTTGGCATAAAAGCTGGTGTAAACCGCACAACCATGAGCTTAACGGCTGATGCATCGGGCCTTATTATCAACCCAGGTTATTCAACCAACTTTTCGGCAGGCGTATTTGCTGATGTTGCTGTTACCGAACGTTTCTCCATTCAGCCGGGTGTTTACTATTCGGGCAAAGGCTTTAGCTACAAACATTACGAACAACAAATTGATGGCACTTCCACATACACTTACGATGCCAACTTAAAATCAAATATTGCATATATACAGGTTCCGGTTAATTTTTTGTTTAACAGTACCTTTAATGCAGGAAGATTATTTATTGGCGGCGGCCCGTTTGCAGCAGTAGCCATAAAGGCATCGGCAAGCGGTTATATTAAAGAAAGATATGAAGACGGTCCTTTTGTTATAGACCTTGATGGCGATGTTGACCCCAATGTTGAAATTGGCACCCAAGATGGCGTTAAGCGCCTTGATTACGGTGTAACCGGTTTGGCGGGTTTCAGGCTTAATAATGGCTTTTTAGTAAGCGCTAATTATGATTACGGTATTGCCAATATTAACGGCGATAAAAACTCGCAGGGCAAAGCCAAAACACGCACCATTACCCTATCCCTGGGTTTTAGCTTTTAA